aaaatataacattcttgaatcttgatgaTTCTCATAAAATCAGCCCTTATTTCTTGCTTTCAAACATTAGTTTCTTGGCAAATTTTGCAGGTGAGAAATTTGGAAGATATTCAAAGACATATATGTCTCAACTTGGTACTAAATTGATATCTCAacccattttattattaattctcttagaaaaagaaaccaacttttttttgtcttaaATCTTGATCACTCCATTTGCATGATTTGATCCAAGTGTGCACTGTTTTCCCTTATTGAAGGAGGAGGTGTTCGAGCGTCGACACGGGCGAGTGATGGACCGGGATGGCTTCGACTCTGCTGAAGCGTTTGCAGGCATAGTTCATCCCGCCAATCCCGTTCCTGTGCAACAGCTTGCTCACCTTCGGATAGACGAAGGCGAGGGTAGCTGTGTTACTACAGAAGCTGTGGAGGTTGAGTATTCTGATTAATTAGGGTAATTTGATGAGGAAT
The genomic region above belongs to Salvia hispanica cultivar TCC Black 2014 chromosome 3, UniMelb_Shisp_WGS_1.0, whole genome shotgun sequence and contains:
- the LOC125209226 gene encoding agamous-like MADS-box protein AP3, which translates into the protein MQDELGRLKDENTALKREIMQRRGEEVDGMDIKELCNLEEEMLNAAKIIQTRKNLVMHSRIDTYRKKVRNLEDIQRHICLNLEEVFERRHGRVMDRDGFDSAEAFAGIVHPANPVPVQQLAHLRIDEGEGSCVTTEAVEVEYSD